GCAGACTATTATATTTCTGTTCAAGAAGAACAAGCATATGACCCATTAATTAAACAAAGTGAATTTTACGATCGCTATTACTATATAGAAGGTTATCCGACTGGTTCTAATTATTATATACTTAATTCTTCTATTATTCAGGCTTATGCATATGAATTTACACAAAATCGCAAATATATTGATTCTATGATTAAGTCATTTGATTATATTTTAGGTAGAAATCCAATGGAAACAGTTTATGTGACTGGTTATGGTAGTAATTATGCGCAAAACCCTCATCATCCATTATTCTATGACGATGCTGTTCCACATGGTATTTTACTTGGAGGCCCAAGTTCTGGACCAAATGACTCAATTATTAAGGCATCTGGTTTATTGTCAAAGGAAACTGCTCCTCAAAAAATGTATATTGATCATAAAGATTCATGGTCTACAAATCAATCTTTAACTAAATGGAATGCATCTCTTGCCTGGGTAAGTTCTTATCTGGCTTTATACGCTAGAATAGGACCTTGTAGAATAGATGGAGATGTAAATGGTGATGGTGTTATTGATTCTCTTGATGCTATACTACTTGGAAGATATATATTAGGAGAAATAGATGACTTACCTGTCATTAGTGCAGCTGATATTAATATGGATGGTGAGATTAATTCCTTAGACTACAGAATTTTAATTGAGTTAATTTTTGATAATTAACAAATTTAATTAACAAAGATATTGCAGTGCTACGATAATTCGTTAGCACTGCTTTTTTAGGTAATATGTAATGATTTAAAAGGTTTATTATAATAAAAAGAAGGAAAAATGCTATAAAAATACAATTATATATATATATAATGAAATAAACATATTTATTCTAAAAATAGGGAGTTATGAATATAATGTTATCTAAGGTTATAAGTGCAACAATTATGGGTATTGATGGTGTGATGGTAGAGGTTGAAGTGGATTTAAATCGCGGTATTCCTTCTTTTGATATTGTAGGTTTGCCAGATGCAGCTGTTCGAGAGTCTAGAGAAAGAGTAAGAGCAGCTATAAACAATTCTGGATATGAGTTTCCAATTCAGAGAATTACAATTAATCTTGCTCCAGGTGATATAAAAAAGATAGGTCCTCATTTCGATTTAGCTATTGCAGCAGGTATTTTGGACGCAGATGGACTAATAGACGCTGATATAAATAATTATCTCTTTGCAGGAGAATTATCGCTAACAGGTGCTGTACGTAAAGTTAAAGGAATCTTACCTATGAGTCTTAAGGCTAGAGAACTGGGTTTAAAAGGTATAGTTATACCTGCAGATAATTATTCAGAAGCAGCATTAGTTGATAAACTAGAAGTTATTCCTGTTAGAAATCTTATTGATCTTATTAATTACTTTAATAATAATAAAAAAGTGAAAGATTTTAAAAAGGAAATTGCTGTTTCAATTGAAGAAAAAGAAATTTATGATATTGACTTTGCAGAAGTAAAGGGTCAATATGAAGCCAAGCGTGCATTAAAGGTTGCTGCAGCTGGTTCTCATAATATACTTTTAGTCGGTCCTCCTGGTAGTGGAAAGACAATGCTAGCTAAAAGACTACGTACTATTTTACCACCATTATCTGAAGAAGAAGCTCTTGAACTTACTAAGATATATAGTATAATGGGTTTATTAGATAGTAATTATGGTTTAATGAAAGCAAGACCATTTAGAGCTCCTCATCACAGTACATCAACTTCAGGATTAATAGGGGGAGGGCGTA
This genomic interval from Halanaerobiaceae bacterium ANBcell28 contains the following:
- a CDS encoding YifB family Mg chelatase-like AAA ATPase, with the protein product MLSKVISATIMGIDGVMVEVEVDLNRGIPSFDIVGLPDAAVRESRERVRAAINNSGYEFPIQRITINLAPGDIKKIGPHFDLAIAAGILDADGLIDADINNYLFAGELSLTGAVRKVKGILPMSLKARELGLKGIVIPADNYSEAALVDKLEVIPVRNLIDLINYFNNNKKVKDFKKEIAVSIEEKEIYDIDFAEVKGQYEAKRALKVAAAGSHNILLVGPPGSGKTMLAKRLRTILPPLSEEEALELTKIYSIMGLLDSNYGLMKARPFRAPHHSTSTSGLIGGGRIPEPGEISLAHYGTLFLDELPEFHKDVLEMLRQPIEEGSVQIVRAAMSVSFPANFMLVSAMNPCPCGYYGDEKHECNCTSPQINRYRSKVSGPLLDRIDIHIEVPSLSVEELTESKNNEESSKDMRAEVLEAHQVQLKRYKNENYKFNSELKGRDLQRYCELDQDCILLLKNAIDRLALSARAYDRILRLARTIADIEKSERIQSEHIAEAIQYRSLDRKLY